A region of Maridesulfovibrio sp. DNA encodes the following proteins:
- a CDS encoding TetR/AcrR family transcriptional regulator, translated as MKEYSDKEARILDTAAEMFANKAFHKVLLSDVAHAARVGKGTLYLYFKSKDDLYFAVLFRGFSILVDTLKMYTDQPDLSPTQKMENIIREMSIFMFMKATNAHLLSRVMHFPESGEWQDKRTELWGLIQGVIEEGVEKGEFEDTNPRFTSQYIPSFIRSISIFPPEGLDHEQFCTHACNFVLKALKPDR; from the coding sequence ATGAAAGAATATTCTGATAAGGAAGCCCGCATTCTGGATACTGCTGCAGAAATGTTCGCCAATAAGGCTTTTCACAAAGTTCTGCTCAGTGATGTGGCTCATGCCGCACGCGTAGGTAAAGGAACGCTCTATCTTTACTTCAAAAGCAAAGACGATCTGTACTTCGCAGTGCTCTTCAGAGGATTCTCCATTCTGGTTGATACTCTGAAAATGTATACGGATCAGCCAGACCTTTCACCCACCCAAAAAATGGAAAATATTATCAGGGAAATGTCTATATTCATGTTTATGAAGGCAACAAATGCACACCTGCTGAGTAGAGTTATGCATTTCCCTGAGAGCGGAGAATGGCAGGACAAAAGAACGGAGCTCTGGGGCTTGATTCAAGGTGTTATTGAGGAAGGTGTAGAAAAAGGGGAGTTTGAAGATACCAACCCCAGATTCACTTCCCAATACATCCCGAGTTTCATCCGCTCCATATCCATTTTCCCTCCCGAAGGTTTGGACCATGAACAATTCTGCACTCACGCCTGCAATTTTGTCCTGAAGGCCCTCAAACCTGACCGTTAA
- a CDS encoding HlyD family secretion protein, whose translation MSKNSIQDPQDQKKNKLPAKKIKITILACISLLILGTVLAYPFYVHAINHESTDDAFIEAHVVSISPRVPGHVSKVFIADNQRVEKGQMLAEIDRRNYQVALEIAEARMASANATVKEAEALVVAARKELAQKQAELSSQTAGLSRVKAQVSEAEAGHFRDANDLSRIRRIAEAGAVSIQEFDHAKAQEKMSQANLRSAKSNIHTQNAKILEARAGIEAAASKLHQAFAQTEMRKAKLREAEAQVRQARLDLSYTRIKAPCSGYVTKKTVESGNYVMAGQKLLNIVSPEVWIVANFKETQIHAMREGQHVDIDIDSFPGIEFSGKVDSIQRGTGSRFTLLPPENAAGNFIKVVQRVPVKIVFDNSEQNYRISPGMSVIPSVDISSGDDLPQQMASAEGRE comes from the coding sequence ATGAGTAAAAATTCTATTCAGGATCCGCAGGATCAAAAGAAAAACAAACTTCCGGCAAAAAAAATCAAAATAACTATTTTAGCCTGCATATCCCTGCTTATTCTTGGTACTGTGCTGGCATACCCTTTCTATGTGCATGCAATAAATCATGAATCCACGGACGATGCTTTTATTGAAGCCCATGTAGTATCAATAAGCCCTAGGGTTCCCGGTCATGTCTCAAAGGTATTTATTGCCGACAACCAACGAGTTGAAAAAGGACAGATGCTTGCAGAAATTGACCGCCGCAACTATCAGGTTGCACTTGAAATTGCCGAGGCACGCATGGCTTCTGCGAATGCGACGGTAAAAGAAGCTGAGGCTCTTGTTGTGGCTGCCCGTAAGGAATTGGCCCAGAAACAGGCAGAACTGTCATCCCAGACTGCCGGACTCTCAAGGGTCAAGGCTCAGGTCAGTGAAGCCGAGGCAGGCCATTTCCGTGATGCAAATGACCTGAGCCGTATTCGGCGTATTGCTGAAGCTGGAGCTGTCAGTATTCAGGAATTTGACCACGCAAAAGCTCAGGAAAAGATGTCACAGGCAAACCTGAGATCTGCAAAATCAAATATTCATACCCAGAATGCCAAAATTCTGGAAGCCAGAGCCGGAATTGAAGCAGCAGCGAGTAAACTTCACCAGGCCTTTGCCCAAACGGAAATGCGTAAAGCAAAACTAAGGGAGGCCGAGGCTCAGGTCCGTCAGGCTCGACTGGACTTGTCTTATACCCGCATTAAAGCCCCCTGCTCCGGATACGTGACCAAAAAGACAGTTGAATCCGGTAACTATGTTATGGCGGGACAAAAACTGCTCAATATCGTCAGCCCTGAAGTCTGGATTGTCGCAAATTTCAAGGAAACACAAATCCACGCCATGCGTGAAGGACAACACGTAGATATTGATATCGACTCTTTTCCCGGAATTGAATTCAGCGGAAAGGTGGATTCAATCCAGCGCGGAACGGGTTCAAGATTCACCCTTCTGCCTCCGGAAAATGCCGCAGGCAACTTTATCAAGGTTGTGCAACGTGTCCCGGTCAAAATCGTTTTCGACAACTCTGAACAGAACTACAGGATTTCTCCCGGTATGTCGGTGATCCCCAGTGTAGATATTTCTTCCGGTGATGATCTGCCCCAGCAGATGGCCTCTGCAGAAGGACGGGAATAG
- a CDS encoding DHA2 family efflux MFS transporter permease subunit, producing MSRFKSPEETSPAERWTIAITVMLGAFIAVMDTSVVNVSMSHMMGSFGASVSSITWVATSYSIAEIIMVTMAGWWSSLLGRRNFYLLSMLLFTLGSIFCGIATSFEQMIFYRIIQGIGGGALIPISQAILRETFPLEEQGMAMSIYGMGVVLAPAMGPILGGILTDQWGWPWIFYINIPVCMLTIFLTAKFVHDPPYLRRGVQTIDWLGIGLLTVFLTGMQIVLERGQEEQWFDSEFITGATIATVLSFLTMIFWELRCKDPVVNLRILKDKNLTIGTLMGLIFGVSLFGTTFVLPQFTQQLLGYPAFESGLALAPRAITLMLFMPVAGMLYQKIGPKTLVFSGIIIILYSYYELMQLNTQAGMGDMIIPLLIMGIGMPFMFIPLSAVSLCTIGKAHITDASSIYTLGRRIGGNIGYALVAVLLDRKIQIHTSFLMENISEGRNESQSFLTETTRLLHELGVNSVAASKYTLGLLNQIVIKQAKMLAYNDISFIFGCLFLLLVPLILLMPKKSTIITLSKKGR from the coding sequence TTGTCCAGATTTAAATCTCCGGAAGAAACATCTCCGGCTGAACGCTGGACGATCGCCATTACTGTAATGCTGGGAGCCTTTATTGCGGTAATGGACACCAGCGTGGTCAATGTATCCATGTCGCACATGATGGGTAGCTTCGGAGCCAGTGTTTCATCCATTACATGGGTAGCCACGAGCTACAGCATTGCAGAAATCATCATGGTTACCATGGCCGGGTGGTGGAGTTCTCTTTTGGGCCGCAGAAACTTCTACCTGCTTTCAATGCTCCTGTTTACTCTCGGGTCTATTTTCTGCGGAATTGCGACCAGCTTTGAACAAATGATATTCTACCGAATCATTCAAGGGATCGGCGGAGGAGCATTGATACCCATCTCTCAGGCAATCCTGCGTGAGACCTTCCCGCTGGAAGAGCAGGGAATGGCCATGTCCATATATGGAATGGGAGTTGTGCTGGCACCGGCCATGGGACCTATTTTAGGTGGTATACTGACCGACCAGTGGGGTTGGCCCTGGATCTTTTACATTAATATTCCAGTCTGTATGCTGACAATATTTTTAACTGCCAAATTTGTCCATGATCCGCCTTACCTGCGCCGCGGTGTTCAGACCATTGACTGGCTCGGTATAGGATTGCTGACAGTATTCCTGACCGGAATGCAAATTGTCCTTGAACGGGGACAGGAAGAACAATGGTTCGACTCCGAATTCATTACCGGCGCTACAATTGCAACGGTCCTATCCTTTTTGACCATGATTTTCTGGGAATTGCGTTGCAAAGATCCTGTCGTCAACCTGCGCATTCTCAAAGACAAAAACCTGACCATCGGTACCCTTATGGGATTGATCTTCGGAGTTTCGCTTTTCGGAACAACCTTTGTCCTGCCTCAGTTCACGCAACAACTGCTGGGATACCCGGCCTTTGAGTCCGGTCTGGCTCTTGCTCCAAGGGCTATAACCCTGATGCTGTTCATGCCCGTTGCGGGTATGCTCTACCAGAAAATCGGCCCCAAGACGTTGGTTTTTTCAGGGATAATAATTATCCTCTATTCCTATTACGAACTTATGCAGTTGAATACACAGGCAGGAATGGGAGACATGATCATACCCCTGCTGATTATGGGGATCGGTATGCCTTTCATGTTCATCCCCCTGAGTGCCGTCTCACTATGTACAATAGGAAAAGCGCACATAACAGATGCTTCGAGTATCTACACTCTCGGTAGGCGTATCGGGGGAAACATAGGCTATGCTTTGGTCGCAGTTCTTTTGGACAGAAAAATTCAAATTCACACTTCATTTTTAATGGAAAATATAAGTGAAGGCAGAAACGAATCCCAAAGCTTCCTGACAGAGACAACACGACTGCTCCATGAACTCGGAGTCAACTCAGTTGCTGCATCCAAATATACTCTCGGACTATTAAACCAGATTGTTATCAAGCAGGCCAAAATGCTTGCATACAACGATATATCATTCATTTTCGGTTGCTTGTTTTTACTTCTGGTCCCTCTGATCCTGCTTATGCCTAAAAAATCAACCATCATAACTTTGAGCAAAAAAGGACGTTAA